Below is a window of Candidatus Binataceae bacterium DNA.
CCGTCATCCAGTCAACATAAACTCACCCGCAAGGAACTGAAGCAGCCCGACGAGTTCGAGTCGCTGCTCGACAATATCGGCACCTTCGTCGTGGAAAATCTCCAGCAGGTGCTGGTTTCGCTCGGCGTGGTGGCCGCCGTCGGCGCGATCGCGCTCGGGGTTTATTACTACGAGGCGCATCGCGACGCCGTCGCCGGCGAGCAATTCTACACCGCCCTCGATCGGCTCAAGTCGAAGAACTACAAGGATGCCGAGGCGGGCTTCTCCAAGCTCGCCGACCAGGAGCCGGGCCGCCAGCTCGGCAAGCTCGCGCGCTTCTATCTCGCCAACGCCTACCTCGAAGATAACAATCTGCCACAAGCGCGTGACACGTTCGCCCAGTTCGTCAGCGAGGATCACGATCCGCTCTACATGAACCTCGCGCTGACCAATCTCGGCGTCATCTACGAGCGAATGGGCGATTACAAAAAGGCCGCGAGCGCCTACGGCCAGGCCGCCAGCGTTCCCGGACCCGAGCAGATGCGCGCCGAGATCAGCGTCGCGCGAGTGCTGGCGAAAGCCGGCGATAAGCAGGGCGCGATCGCCGCCTACCGAGGCTTCCTCGCTGCGCATCCATACGCCCAGCAACGCCAGGACGTCCAGGAATCGCTGGCAGAACTCGGCGCGACGGACACCGCGTCGGCATCATCAGCCTCAACCATCCCTGCGACATCGATCAAATCCGGCGCCTTCACCGCCACCCCGCACTAACATCCAGTCATCCCAATCACTGCCACTCCGTCATCCTGAGAGTCGGTGAAAAAATGGCTTTTCCGTCATTTTGATTGTTGGCTGCCATCTAGAGTACTTTCGCTCTTCTTCTCGACTACCGCGCCGCCTGCGCGCCGGATCCCTTCAACTCGTTGTTGATCACGTACTGCATCGACT
It encodes the following:
- a CDS encoding tetratricopeptide repeat protein, with translation MPSSSQHKLTRKELKQPDEFESLLDNIGTFVVENLQQVLVSLGVVAAVGAIALGVYYYEAHRDAVAGEQFYTALDRLKSKNYKDAEAGFSKLADQEPGRQLGKLARFYLANAYLEDNNLPQARDTFAQFVSEDHDPLYMNLALTNLGVIYERMGDYKKAASAYGQAASVPGPEQMRAEISVARVLAKAGDKQGAIAAYRGFLAAHPYAQQRQDVQESLAELGATDTASASSASTIPATSIKSGAFTATPH